The sequence CCCGTGATATACGTATCGATAATACACTGGAATGGCAGAAAAATCACTGGACCTCCATAGAATCTGCCTATAGCGCTTCGCCCTTCTTTGAATTTTTTATGGACGATTTCCTGCCGTTTTATAACCGAAAATATGAGTTTCTGATCGATTTCAATATGAAGCTTCAGGATATGGTGCTTGATCACCTTGAGATCGATACCCCTGTAAAATTGACTACGAGATTTCATAAAACCACTCCGCCAGATACGGATGATTACCGGGATGCCATCCATCCGAAAAAAAGGATGAAAAAGCAGGATCCTGCTTTCCGCCCTGCTTTTTATTACCAGGTGTTTCAGGAACGGTACGCTTTTATTCCCAACCTGAGCATCATTGATCTGCTCTTTAATGAAGGGCCGAATGCAGAAAATATTCTTAAGCAGAGCATATCCCGTTTCAATCGTCATGATGAATGAAGAAGAAAGATGGCGGGCTGCTTGTTCAGATCAGGAACGGCCTTCCTCCATTCTTTGATGGTTTTGGTTTGTATCTTTTCGTTTTCAAGGGTGATGTTTGAAGCAATGCAGAGGAGTGTGCGGTCCCGGCAATGTTCCAGGATATCTTTCAGCAGTTGGTTGTTCCGGTACGGAGTTTCCATGAATATCTGTGTGTGATTTTCCTGTTGTGACCTTTTTTCAAGCATTTTTAGCTTTTTTATCCTTTCGTTCGATTGAATGGGGAGGTAGCCGTTGAATGCAAAATGTTGTCCGTTAAGTCCTGAACCCATAAGAGCCAGGGTGACGGAAGAAGGACCCACCAGGGGTACTACCCTTATTTCCTGCTTATGAGCCATGCGGACAATGTCCTCCCCGGGGTCGGCAATGCCCGGAACACCGGCCTCGGTTATCAAACCGACATCCCTGCCCTTCTTTAATGGAGCCAAAAATTCTGGGAATTGCCCTTTATCGGTATGTTTGTTGAGCACAAAAAAGGTAAGCCCATCGATGGATTTTTCTGCATCGACCTTTCGTATATAACGCCTGGCCGAGCGTATATTCTCTACAATGAATATGTCCAGCCTGCTGATGATGTTTTTAACTTCTGCGGGTATCACCGCATCAACCCCGTCATCACCAAGCGTCGTGGGTATCAGATATAGCTTCCCTTTCATATTATATGTGTTTTAAGCCAATAAAGCCTTCAGGTTTCAAAGATGCATAAAGTTTCAAAGATGCATAAAATTATTACGAGGGGGTGATGATTCAAACATGATATTTAGCCTGCAACCAGTTGACATGAAAAATTTATTGAACCATATCAGGCATAAAAGACGACATTTAAGAATCCCAGGCATTCCATTTTTTTCAATGCTACAACTATATGACCAACATTGACCACCAATGACTACCAAATGCTTCTGCAAGCTCTAGATTACGTTTTGCCACCTTCTCGATGAATGACTAGCGAATGACGATTTTATTTCCCTGCCAACTCTATATTTCGGGGTTTGCTCCCGCAGAATGCGGGACCAACTGCCAACTAATTTTACTAAATCTTATTCCCTTAAATCTGATTCTGCAATATAGTAACCTGCCGGCTAATTTTCAGCTCCTGATCAAACCTTCAAATAATCAAACTTTCAGATGGGATTTGCTGTTATAGTTTTATTATATTTGTTTTCTTAATTTCAAAATATCAGTAAATTGAAAATCACTTTTTTAGGCACAGGCACCTCGCAAGGTGTTCCCGTTATCGGTTGTGATTGTGATGTATGCCGGTCGAACGATCCCAGGGATAAACGACTGAGAACTTCCATACTGATAGAGGTTAAGGACAAAGTTTATGTAGTGGATACCGGTCCGGATTTCCGGCAGCAGATGCTCAATGAAGCGGTACACAATATTACTGGTATTATTTATACCCATGAACATCGCGATCATGTAGCCGGCCTGGACGATGTACGGCCAATCAATTATCTGAAGCAGAAACCCATTGATATATATGGTGAAGAGCGGGTGCTGGAAGCCCTCAAACAAATGATACCTTATGCTTTTAAAGAAAACAAATATCCGGGCGTACCCGATATCAACCTTAATCAGATTGCCAATCAGCCATTTGCCATCAATGGAGTGGAGTTTACGCCCATCCGGGTATATCACTACAAACTTCCCGTATTTGGCTTCCGCATCGGGGATTTAACCTATATTACCGATGCCAATTATATTCCCGAGGAAGAGAAAGAGAAAATCGTGGGCAGCAAATACATCATTGTGAATGCCCTCCGAAAGAAGAAGCACATCTCACACTTCAGCCTTTCCGAATCTGTGGAGCTGATTCGCGGGTTCAGTCCCCGCAAGGCTTATTTAATCCATATG comes from Bacteroidales bacterium and encodes:
- a CDS encoding MBL fold metallo-hydrolase, which codes for MKITFLGTGTSQGVPVIGCDCDVCRSNDPRDKRLRTSILIEVKDKVYVVDTGPDFRQQMLNEAVHNITGIIYTHEHRDHVAGLDDVRPINYLKQKPIDIYGEERVLEALKQMIPYAFKENKYPGVPDINLNQIANQPFAINGVEFTPIRVYHYKLPVFGFRIGDLTYITDANYIPEEEKEKIVGSKYIIVNALRKKKHISHFSLSESVELIRGFSPRKAYLIHMSHQMGFHEKVNDELPEYVSLAYDGLSFEV
- a CDS encoding SAM-dependent methyltransferase, giving the protein MKGKLYLIPTTLGDDGVDAVIPAEVKNIISRLDIFIVENIRSARRYIRKVDAEKSIDGLTFFVLNKHTDKGQFPEFLAPLKKGRDVGLITEAGVPGIADPGEDIVRMAHKQEIRVVPLVGPSSVTLALMGSGLNGQHFAFNGYLPIQSNERIKKLKMLEKRSQQENHTQIFMETPYRNNQLLKDILEHCRDRTLLCIASNITLENEKIQTKTIKEWRKAVPDLNKQPAIFLLHSS
- a CDS encoding WbqC family protein codes for the protein RDIRIDNTLEWQKNHWTSIESAYSASPFFEFFMDDFLPFYNRKYEFLIDFNMKLQDMVLDHLEIDTPVKLTTRFHKTTPPDTDDYRDAIHPKKRMKKQDPAFRPAFYYQVFQERYAFIPNLSIIDLLFNEGPNAENILKQSISRFNRHDE